The following proteins are encoded in a genomic region of Neovison vison isolate M4711 chromosome 12, ASM_NN_V1, whole genome shotgun sequence:
- the STAT6 gene encoding signal transducer and activator of transcription 6 isoform X2 → MSLWGLVSKMPPEKLQRLYVDFPQHLRHLLSDWLENQPWEFLVGSDTFCCNMASALLSATVQRLQTSAGKQGEGSAILQHISTLESIYQRDPLKLVATFRQILQGEKKAVMEQFRHLPMPFHWKQEELKFTTALQRLQHRVGEARLLREALQPGAEAGQVSLHNLLDAPANGKGPSEALATLLQETVGELEAAQALVLKRIQIWKRQQQLAGNGAPFEESLAPLQERCESLVDIYSQLQQEVGAAGGELEPKARAVLISRLDEVLRTLVTSSFLVEKQPPQVLKTQTKFQAGVRFLLGLRFLGAPAKPPLVRADMVTEKQARELSMPQGPGAGAESTGEIINNTVALENSIPGNCCSALFKNLLLKKIKRCERKGTESVTEEKCAVLFSTSFTFGPNKLPIQLQALSLPLVVIVHGNQDNNAKATILWDNAFSEMDRVPFVVAERVPWEKMCETLNLKFMAEVGTNRGLLPEHFLFLAQKIFNDNSLSMEAFQHRSVSWSQFNKEILLGRGFTFWQWFDGVLDLTKRCLRSYWSDRLIIGFISKQYVTSLLLNEPDGTFLLRFSDSEIGGITIAHVIRGQDGSPQIENIQPFSAKDLSIRSLGDRIRDLAQLKNLYPKKPKDEAFRSHYKPEQMGKDGRGYVPATIKMTVERDQPLPTLEPQMPTMVPAYDLGMAADSPMNMQLSPDMVSQVYPPHSHSIPSYQALSREDTLTTFPESHLQMPPNLNPMNLSFDQTHPQGLLPCPSQEHAVSTPEPLLCSDVTMAEDSCMSQSVGGFPQGTWVGEDMFPPLLPPTEQDLTKLLLEGQGESGGGALGTQPLLQPSHYGQSGISMSHLDLRANPSW, encoded by the exons ATGTCTCTGTGGGGTCTGGTCTCCAAGATGCCTCCGGAAAAACTGCAGCGGCTCTATGTCGACTTTCCCCAACACCTGCGGCATCTCCTGAGTGACTGGCTGGAGAACCAGCCCTG GGAGTTCCTGGTCGGCTCAGACACCTTCTGCTGCAACATGGCTAGTGCCCTCCTTTCTGCCACTGTCCAGCGCCTTCAGACTTCCGCtggaaagcagggggaggggagtgccATCTTGCAACACATCAGCACCCTGGAG AGCATATATCAAAGGGACCCCCTGAAGCTGGTGGCCACTTTTAGACAAATCCTTCAAGGGGAGAAAAAAGCTGTTATGGAACAG TTTCGCCACCTGCCAATGCCCTTCCACTGGAAGCAGGAGGAACTGAAGTTTACCACAGCCCTGCAAAGGCTGCAGCACCGGGTGGGGGAAGCTCGCCTTCTCCGAGAGGCCCTGCAGCCAGGGGCTGAGGCTGGCCAAG TGTCTCTGCACAACTTGTTAGATGCTCCTGCCAACGGGAAGGGGCCAAGTGAG GCCCTGGCCACGTTGCTGCAGGAGACTGTTGGGGAGCTGGAAGCTGCCCAGGCCCTGGTGCTGAAGAGGATCCAGATTTGGAAACGGCAGCAGCAGCTGGCAGGGAACGGCGCACCCTTTGAAGAGAGCTTGGCACCATTGCAGGAGAG GTGTGAGAGCCTGGTGGACATTTATTCCCAGCTGCAGCAGGAAGTGGGGGCAGCTGGCGGGGAGCTGGAGCCCAAGGCCCGGGCAGTGCTGATCAGCCGGTTGGATGAAGTCCTGCGAACCCTCGTCACTAG CTCCTTTCTGGTGGAGAAGCAGCCCCCCCAGGTTCTGAAGACTCAGACCAAGTTCCAGGCTGGGGTTCGATTCTTACTGGGCCTACGGTTCCTGGGGGCCCCAGCCAAGCCTCCGCTGGTCAGGGCTGACATGGTGACTGAGAAGCAAGCCAGGGAGCTGAGCATgccccaggggcctggggctggAGC AGAAAGCACTGGGGAAATCATCAACAACACCGTGGCCCTGGAGAACAGCATTCCTGGCAACTGCTGTTCTGCCCTGTTCAAGAACCTG CTTCTGAAGAAAATCAAGCGCTGTGAGCGGAAGGGCACTGAGTCCGTCACCGAGGAGAAGTGTGCGGTGCTCTTCTCCACCAGCTTCACATTTGGCCCCAACAAACTCCCCATCCAGCTCCAG GCTCTGTCTCTGCCGCTAGTGGTCATTGTCCACGGCAACCAGGACAACAATGCCAAAGCCACCATCTTGTGGGACAATGCCTTCTCTGAGATG GACCGTGTCCCCTTCGTGGTGGCTGAGCGCGTGCCGTGGGAGAAGATGTGTGAAACTCTCAACCTCAAGTTCATGGCTGAAGTGGGGACCAATCGGGGGCTACTCCCAGAGCACTTCCTCTTCCTAGCCCAGAAGATCTTCAATGATAACAGCCTCAGCATGGAGGCCTTCCAGCACCGTTCCGTGTCCTGGTCACAGTTCAACAAG GAGATCCTGCTGGGTCGTGGCTTCACCTTTTGGCAGTGGTTCGACGGTGTCCTGGACCTCACCAAGCGCTGTCTCCGGAGCTACTGGTCAGATCG GCTGATCATTGGCTTCATCAGCAAACAGTACGTCACTAGCCTTCTTCTCAACGAGCCTGATGGAACATTCCTCCTTCGCTTCAGCGACTCAGAGATTGGAGGCATCACCATTGCCCATGTCATCCGGGGCCAGGATG GCTCCCCACAGATAGAGAACATCCAGCCATTCTCTGCCAAAGACCTATCTATTCGTTCACTGGGAGATCGAATCCGGGACCTTGCTCAGCTCAAAAACCTCTACCCCAAGAAACCCAAGGATGAAGCTTTCCGGAGCCACTACAAGC CTGAACAAATGGGTAAGGACGGCAGGGGTTATGTCCCAGCTACCATCAAGATGACTGTGGAAAG ggaCCAGCCACTTCCTACCTTGGAGCCCCAAATGCCTACCATGGTGCCAGCTTACGATCTTGGAATGGCCGCTGATTCCCCCATGAATATGCAGCTCAGCCCAGACATGGT GTCCCAAGTGTACCCACCGCACTCTCACTCCATCCCCTCGTACCAAGCCCTCTCCCGGGAAGACACGTTGACAACCTTCCCAGA ATCTCACCTGCAGATGCCCCCCAACCTGAACCCGATGAACCTGTCCTTTGACCAAACTCACCCTCA GGGCCTGCTCCCATGCCCATCTCAGGAGCATGCCGTGTCCACTCCTGAGCCCCTGCTCTGCTCAGATGTGACCATGGCTGAAGACAGCTGCATGAGCCAGTCGGTGGGAGGGTTC
- the STAT6 gene encoding signal transducer and activator of transcription 6 isoform X1, translated as MSLWGLVSKMPPEKLQRLYVDFPQHLRHLLSDWLENQPWEFLVGSDTFCCNMASALLSATVQRLQTSAGKQGEGSAILQHISTLESIYQRDPLKLVATFRQILQGEKKAVMEQFRHLPMPFHWKQEELKFTTALQRLQHRVGEARLLREALQPGAEAGQVSLHNLLDAPANGKGPSEALATLLQETVGELEAAQALVLKRIQIWKRQQQLAGNGAPFEESLAPLQERCESLVDIYSQLQQEVGAAGGELEPKARAVLISRLDEVLRTLVTSSFLVEKQPPQVLKTQTKFQAGVRFLLGLRFLGAPAKPPLVRADMVTEKQARELSMPQGPGAGAQCPTSPGRESTGEIINNTVALENSIPGNCCSALFKNLLLKKIKRCERKGTESVTEEKCAVLFSTSFTFGPNKLPIQLQALSLPLVVIVHGNQDNNAKATILWDNAFSEMDRVPFVVAERVPWEKMCETLNLKFMAEVGTNRGLLPEHFLFLAQKIFNDNSLSMEAFQHRSVSWSQFNKEILLGRGFTFWQWFDGVLDLTKRCLRSYWSDRLIIGFISKQYVTSLLLNEPDGTFLLRFSDSEIGGITIAHVIRGQDGSPQIENIQPFSAKDLSIRSLGDRIRDLAQLKNLYPKKPKDEAFRSHYKPEQMGKDGRGYVPATIKMTVERDQPLPTLEPQMPTMVPAYDLGMAADSPMNMQLSPDMVSQVYPPHSHSIPSYQALSREDTLTTFPESHLQMPPNLNPMNLSFDQTHPQGLLPCPSQEHAVSTPEPLLCSDVTMAEDSCMSQSVGGFPQGTWVGEDMFPPLLPPTEQDLTKLLLEGQGESGGGALGTQPLLQPSHYGQSGISMSHLDLRANPSW; from the exons ATGTCTCTGTGGGGTCTGGTCTCCAAGATGCCTCCGGAAAAACTGCAGCGGCTCTATGTCGACTTTCCCCAACACCTGCGGCATCTCCTGAGTGACTGGCTGGAGAACCAGCCCTG GGAGTTCCTGGTCGGCTCAGACACCTTCTGCTGCAACATGGCTAGTGCCCTCCTTTCTGCCACTGTCCAGCGCCTTCAGACTTCCGCtggaaagcagggggaggggagtgccATCTTGCAACACATCAGCACCCTGGAG AGCATATATCAAAGGGACCCCCTGAAGCTGGTGGCCACTTTTAGACAAATCCTTCAAGGGGAGAAAAAAGCTGTTATGGAACAG TTTCGCCACCTGCCAATGCCCTTCCACTGGAAGCAGGAGGAACTGAAGTTTACCACAGCCCTGCAAAGGCTGCAGCACCGGGTGGGGGAAGCTCGCCTTCTCCGAGAGGCCCTGCAGCCAGGGGCTGAGGCTGGCCAAG TGTCTCTGCACAACTTGTTAGATGCTCCTGCCAACGGGAAGGGGCCAAGTGAG GCCCTGGCCACGTTGCTGCAGGAGACTGTTGGGGAGCTGGAAGCTGCCCAGGCCCTGGTGCTGAAGAGGATCCAGATTTGGAAACGGCAGCAGCAGCTGGCAGGGAACGGCGCACCCTTTGAAGAGAGCTTGGCACCATTGCAGGAGAG GTGTGAGAGCCTGGTGGACATTTATTCCCAGCTGCAGCAGGAAGTGGGGGCAGCTGGCGGGGAGCTGGAGCCCAAGGCCCGGGCAGTGCTGATCAGCCGGTTGGATGAAGTCCTGCGAACCCTCGTCACTAG CTCCTTTCTGGTGGAGAAGCAGCCCCCCCAGGTTCTGAAGACTCAGACCAAGTTCCAGGCTGGGGTTCGATTCTTACTGGGCCTACGGTTCCTGGGGGCCCCAGCCAAGCCTCCGCTGGTCAGGGCTGACATGGTGACTGAGAAGCAAGCCAGGGAGCTGAGCATgccccaggggcctggggctggAGC TCAGTGTCCGACCTCCCCTGGCAGAGAAAGCACTGGGGAAATCATCAACAACACCGTGGCCCTGGAGAACAGCATTCCTGGCAACTGCTGTTCTGCCCTGTTCAAGAACCTG CTTCTGAAGAAAATCAAGCGCTGTGAGCGGAAGGGCACTGAGTCCGTCACCGAGGAGAAGTGTGCGGTGCTCTTCTCCACCAGCTTCACATTTGGCCCCAACAAACTCCCCATCCAGCTCCAG GCTCTGTCTCTGCCGCTAGTGGTCATTGTCCACGGCAACCAGGACAACAATGCCAAAGCCACCATCTTGTGGGACAATGCCTTCTCTGAGATG GACCGTGTCCCCTTCGTGGTGGCTGAGCGCGTGCCGTGGGAGAAGATGTGTGAAACTCTCAACCTCAAGTTCATGGCTGAAGTGGGGACCAATCGGGGGCTACTCCCAGAGCACTTCCTCTTCCTAGCCCAGAAGATCTTCAATGATAACAGCCTCAGCATGGAGGCCTTCCAGCACCGTTCCGTGTCCTGGTCACAGTTCAACAAG GAGATCCTGCTGGGTCGTGGCTTCACCTTTTGGCAGTGGTTCGACGGTGTCCTGGACCTCACCAAGCGCTGTCTCCGGAGCTACTGGTCAGATCG GCTGATCATTGGCTTCATCAGCAAACAGTACGTCACTAGCCTTCTTCTCAACGAGCCTGATGGAACATTCCTCCTTCGCTTCAGCGACTCAGAGATTGGAGGCATCACCATTGCCCATGTCATCCGGGGCCAGGATG GCTCCCCACAGATAGAGAACATCCAGCCATTCTCTGCCAAAGACCTATCTATTCGTTCACTGGGAGATCGAATCCGGGACCTTGCTCAGCTCAAAAACCTCTACCCCAAGAAACCCAAGGATGAAGCTTTCCGGAGCCACTACAAGC CTGAACAAATGGGTAAGGACGGCAGGGGTTATGTCCCAGCTACCATCAAGATGACTGTGGAAAG ggaCCAGCCACTTCCTACCTTGGAGCCCCAAATGCCTACCATGGTGCCAGCTTACGATCTTGGAATGGCCGCTGATTCCCCCATGAATATGCAGCTCAGCCCAGACATGGT GTCCCAAGTGTACCCACCGCACTCTCACTCCATCCCCTCGTACCAAGCCCTCTCCCGGGAAGACACGTTGACAACCTTCCCAGA ATCTCACCTGCAGATGCCCCCCAACCTGAACCCGATGAACCTGTCCTTTGACCAAACTCACCCTCA GGGCCTGCTCCCATGCCCATCTCAGGAGCATGCCGTGTCCACTCCTGAGCCCCTGCTCTGCTCAGATGTGACCATGGCTGAAGACAGCTGCATGAGCCAGTCGGTGGGAGGGTTC